The Archangium primigenium genomic interval ACGGGCCGCGTGCCCGGCGCCCGGCTGTGCTCCGAGCTCGAGTGGGAGCGCGCCGCCCGGGGCGCCGACGGCCGCCGCTACCCCTCGGGCGACACGCTCGCCCCGGACGACGCCAACATCGACGTGACGTATGGCCGCGAGCCGCTCGGCTTCGGGCCGGACGAGGTGGGCAGCCATCCCCGCTCGCGCAGCCCCTTCGGCGCGGACGACATGGCCGGCAACGTGTGGGAGTGGGTGCGCTCGGCGGAAGATCCGCGCCAGCCCATCATCCGGGGCGGCAGCTGGTTCCAGGCCGAGGTGGGCAGCCGCAGCGCCAACCGCGAGGCCATGGAGCGCACCCTGCGCGAGCCCCTCGTCGGCCTGCGCCTGTGCGCCACGCCCGCGCCGGAGGGTCGGGACGGGGGCTAGGACGGCAAGGTTTGCCGGAGCTGGCAAGGGTTGCCCGCCAGGGTTGCCGGAGAGGGCGCGCCCAGACCCCCTCCCTCCGAGGACCCGCCCTGGCACGGCGGTTGAAATGAAGCCCCGTCGTCCCTTGGAGAGAGAAGCCCCCATGTCCACCCCGTCGAGCCGTCCCGTGTCGCCGCTGTGTCTCGTCGCCTGTCTGGGCCTGCTCCTGGCCTGCCAGGGCGAGCTTCCTCCGCCGGAGACGACGGCCTCCCCGGCCAGCCGGTCCTTCGCCCAGGACGGCGATCCCGTTCCCCCCGGCTGGCCCACCCAGGGCCGGCTGCTGCACGGCTCCGCGCTGGAGAGCGTCTCCTTTCTGAGCGCCGACTTCTCGGCCACCAAGAAGGCCCTCCATGACCTGCACCTGGAGCGGGGCGAGCTCGTCGGCGCGGTCGACTACGAGCGGGACACCACCCACCCCGTGCTGGCCGCCTGCGCGCAGCCCACCGTGGGCGCCACCCGCGACTGCGGCTACGGGTGGCGCGGCGTGGGCGCGTGCACGCCGGGCACCCTCGTGAGCCTGGGCGCGGGCGGCTGTGGCCTGGGCACCTGCTCGGGAGACCCCGTGCTGCGCGTCTGCCCGGGCCCCCAGTCCTGCACCCAGGCCCAGGCGCTCGTCTCGGGAGACAACGGCTGTGGCGGCAGTCTCTGCCCCCACGTCACCTTCGTCTGCCCGGCCTCGGGCCGCTACACGGTGCTCGCGGGCCCCAAGCACAGCGGCACCCCCGCGTGGAGCGTGGGCCTCGTGCCCTCCAGCGGCGTGTTTCCCGCGCGCCGCGAGGTGCGGGGCACGGAGCTCATCGGCGCGCGGCTTCATGCCTACTCCGTGCACAACCCCCAGACGCCCGACATGCTCGTCTCCATCGAGGACGTCATCAACGCCGACACCGTGGACCCGGACGTGCAACCGACGAGCGGCCCGGCGCGCTGGGACGCGAGCGGCGCCACCTTCCTCTACAAGACGCGGCTGACGCGCCTGGGCCTGCCGGAGAAGTGCGAGCGCGGCTCGAACCCGGACGGCTCCAATTGGATGGTGCCGCTGTTCGGGACCTATGACGAGGACACGGGCGTGCGCGACGGCAATCCCCCCGCGCGCTTCACCTTCGGCTGCACCCAGGATGTCATCGCCAAGTGCTACCGCTGGGGCTACCAGCCCTGGAAGGGCTACACCAACGCCAGCAGCCCCGCGGGGGGCACCACCGGCAACCATGGCCAGGCCCACGCCGTCTGCACCCGGATGGCCCGCGCCGACTACTGCGGCAACGGCGGCACCCAGACCCAGGAGGGCACCCCCATCCTCTTCTGGGACGAGCAGGTGTCACCCGCCAACCTCGCCCGCCCCACCCCGAGCGTCATTCCCGCCGAGGCCCCCTTCGAGGCCGGGTGGAACACCTTGGGCGCCGTGTGCCTGAGCCACGCCCGCTGGAAGACCCTGCCCCCGCCCCCCACCCAGTGCCAGCTCATCGCCCCGTCGCTGCTCGCCGACGGAAGCATCGCGGGGGACTGCGCGCCCGGCCAGGTCTGGGTCGGGCCCAGCAGCCCCAACACCCTGTGCCCCACCGTCTGCAACACACCGGAAGAGGCCCTGAACTACTCGAACTACAACAACCCCCTCCTGCTGTTCAACCACTCGGCCCTCCACGGGGAGGACGCGGGAACCCCCTGAGGCCCGTCCGCAGGGCGGCCGAGCACGCCGACCCGCCGCCCCCGGTCGCCGGGGGTTAGACTCCTCCCGCCCAGGAGGAGCACCCATGGCGGACACGAAGCACGACCCCCAGACCCCGGCCGCCGAGGCCCCCGTGCCCGCGGCCCCCGGGCTCCGCCCGAGCGCCCAGCCCCCCGTGCTCGCCGAGCCCCTGCGCGTGGGCGCGCCCGCGAGCGCCGCGGGCGGCGTGACGGCGGTGGTCAAGGCGATGCAGCACGCCTGGGGCGAGATGGGCCCGGTGCGCGGCACGAAGACGCTGCTCCAGGTGAACCAGACGCACGGCTTCGACTGTCCCGGGTGCGCCTGGCCGGACCCCGCGCACCGCTCGGCCTTCGAGTTCTGCGAGAACGGCGCGAAGGCGGTGGCCGAGGAGGCCACCACGGCCCGGGTGACGCCCGACTTCTTCCAGCAGTGGAGCCTGGTGGACCTGGCGGCCCAGACGGACCACTGGCTGGGCAAGCAGGGCCGGCTCACCCACCCCATGGTGCTGCGCGAGGGCGCCTCGCACTACACGCCCCTGCCGTGGGACGAGGCCTTCGCGCTCGTGGCGGACGAGCTGCGCGCGCTCGGCTCTCCGGACGAGGCGGCCTTCTACACCTCGGGGCGCACGAGCAACGAGGCGGCCTTCCTCTACCAACTGCTCGTGCGGCGCCTGGGCACCAACAACCTGCCGGACTGCTCCAACATGTGCCACGAGTCCAGCGGCACGGCCCTCACCGAGACGGTGGGCATCGGCAAGGGCACGGTGACGCTGGAGGACTTCGAGAAGGCCCGGCTCGTGGTCGTCATCGGGCAGAACCCGGGCACCAACCACCCGCGCATGCTCACGGCGCTCGAGGCCGCCAAGCGCCAGGGCTGCCGCATCGTCAGCATCAACCCGCTGCCCGAGGCGGGCCTGCAACGCTTCAAGCACCCGCAGGCGGTGCGCGGCGTGCTCGGCGGGGGCACGCCGCTCGCGGACGCCTTCCTCCAGGTGCGCATCAACGGGGACGTGGCGCTCCTGCAGGGCCTGGGCAAGGCGCTGCTCGCGCGCGAGGCGGCGGCTCCGGGCACCGTCGTGGCGCGCGACTTCGTGGCGGCCGAGACGCTCGGCTTCGAGGCCTGGTCAGCGCACCTGGCGGGCGTGTCCTGGGACGACGTGGTGGAAGAGAGCGGCATCTCGCGCGAGCAGGTGGAGACGGTGGCCGGGTGGCTCGCGGAGACGGACCGCGTCATCTGGTGTTGGGCCATGGGGCTCACCCAGCACAAGAACGCCGTGGGCAACATCCAGGAGCTCGTGAACCTGGCGCTCGTGCGCGGCGCCATCGGCAAGCCGGGCGCGGGGCTGTGCCCGGTGCGCGGCCACAGCAACGTGCAGGGCGACCGCACCATGGGCATCAACGAGCGGCCGCGGCCCGCCTTCCTCCAGGCGCTGGGCCAGGAGTTCGGCTTCACCGCGCCCGAGCACCACGGCCTGGACACGGTGGCCACCATCGGGGCCATGCGCGACGGGAAGGTGAAGGTCTTCTTCGCGCTCGGGGGCAACTTCCTGTCGGCCACGCCGGACACGGAGGCCACGGCCGAGGCCCTGCGCCGCACGCGGCTCACGGTGCACGTGTCCACCAAGCTCAACCGGGCGCACCTGGTGACGGGGCGGCGGGCGCTCATCCTGCCGTGCCTGGGCCGCACCGAGCGCGACACGCAGGCCACGGGGCCGCAGTTCGTCACGGTGGAGAACTCCATGGGGGTGGTGCACACCTCGCGCGGCACGCTGCCCCCGGCCTCCGAGCACCTGCTCAGCGAGCCCGCGCTGGTGGCGAGGCTCGCGCGCGCGGTGCTGGGCCCGGCGGACGACGTGCCCTGGGAGGAGCTGGCGGCGGACTACGGCCGGGTGCGCGAGCGCATCTCGCGGGTGATTCCCGGCTTCGAGGACTTCAACCGGCGGGTGCTGGAGCCGGGCGGCTTCGCGCTGCCCAACGGCCCGCGCGAGGGCCGCTTCACCACGCCGAGCGGCAAGGGCCACTTCACGGTGCACCCCCTGCCCCGGCACCGGCTGGAGCCGGGCCAGTTGATGATGATGACCGTCCGCACGCACGACCAGTACAACACCACGGTGTATGGCCTGGATGACCGCTACCGGGGCATCAAGGCCGGGCGACGCGTGGTGATGCTCAACGCCGAGGACATGAAGGAACTGGGCGTCACGGCGGGCCAGCCGGTGGACCTCACGAGCCACTTCGAGGGCGAGCGGCGCGTGGCCCGGAAGTTCGTGGTGGTGCCCTACGACATCCCCCGGCGGTGCGCGGCCACCTACTTCCCCGAGGCCAACGTGCTCGTGCCCCTCAACAGCTTCGCGGACAAGAGCCGCACCCCCACGTCCAAGTCCGTCGTCATCACCCTGGCGCCGTCCGTGGACCTTCCCGCCCTGGAGGCCGTGCAATGAAGACCGTGAAGACCCTGGGCGCCGCCGCCCTGCTGCTCGCCGGCTGCGCCACGACGTCCCCGAAGCCCGCGCCCGCCCCCACGCCCGTGACCGCGCCCACGGGCTTCGTCAACAAGGTCTGGAAGGTGGAGGCCTCGCCCCAAATCCAGAAGGGCCAGCTCTACGTGTTCCTCTCCGAGGGCACGCTGGTCATCGCCTCGGAGACGGGCACGCCCGCCCTGGGCACGTGGCGCTACGAGAAGGGCGCGCTCACGATGGTGGAGGAGTCGCGCCCCTACCCCACGGACATCCTGGAGCTGACGGCGAATACCTTCAGACTCCGGATGCACAACCCGGGCGAGCCCGTGGAGATGACGCTCGTCCCGGCGCACGGGGCGCCCTGACGCACGGCCTCAGAGCTTCTTGAGCGTCTTGAGCACATCCGCCTTGTCCATCATGCCGTGGAGGGCGGACTTGGCGAACGCGTTGGACGCCCACTCCTCGCGCGCATCGATCGCGGCCTGATTGTAGATGCGCTTGGCGATCCGGATGAGCTGAGCGCCCACGTCGAGGTCCGCGAGGTCCACCTGGGGCGCATCGCCGAGCTTCGTCGCGAGCGCGGAGCGCAGCGTGGCGAGGATGTCCTTCAGACGATCCTCTTGCCGCATCTTCGCCGCGCGCTCGCCTTCCTCGGTCTGCTTCCTCTTTCCCGACACCCGGTGTTCCTCCAGCTTGACGGAAGAGGAGAGAGGTTGGCGTGTCCCGCACTGGAGAACCTGCTCGGCGGACTTCTTGGAGCGCACGGAGAACATGTGTGCATTCGCCTGGGTCTCCGTGACCGAGATCACGATGGGACCATGCCCGTCGGAGCCATGGCCCCCGGACGGAATCTGTCCGATGGGAAAGCCCATTCCCGTCTCGGGAACGATCTTCGCCGTCGCCATGTAGTTGCAGACCTCGTGTTTGCTCAGCTCCTCCAGCCGGAGCAGTGTTCCGGGCGCCGGGTGACCGAACACATTGTCCGCGCCGCAGGAAATCACCCCCAGGCGAGGCACCATCAGACGCAGGACATCCTGGCTGCTCGCCTCGTTCGCCCCGTGGTGGCCCAGCTTCCAGGCACAGACGTGGGAGCTGTCCTTCAGGAAGTAGGGGTGGAGGAAGTGGACGACCCCCTCCTCATAGAACCCGCAGAGGTCTCCCGCCGTGAAGTATCTGAACGAACCGAACTCGAGCAGCAGCGCCACGCTGGTGGCGTTCTTGTCCAGGGGCGGGATGTGCTGCGAGGGCGCCACCTCGCCGCCCGCGTCGAAAGACCAGACCCGCTTCGCGTTCGAGCCCGCCATGGCGGCGTTCCGCGCGAGACACGTCAGCGTGATGCCAGACAGTTCCAGGATCGGCCCGAACGGAATGCGCTGGCGATGCTCCTGGAGCCAGACGAGGTTCTCATAGTTCTGGTAGTCGGTGTCCGCGTTGGCTGGCCGTCCCAGGTCGTAGAAGATCACGTCGTCCTGGACGTACTTCTCGTCCCCGAACAGCAGGGCGAAGCCCCCAATATGGTCGGAGTCGTAGTGCGACGTGATGACCATGTCGAGCTTGCGAAACCCGCCCGTGCGCTTCTTGAGTTCCTCGAAATAGGCAATCACCTGCAAGCCCGTCCTGCCGGCATCGATGAGGATGGAGCGGGTGAGGCCGCCATCCGCTCCCCGGACGAGCAGGAGCGTGGCGTCGCCTTGCCCCACGTCGATGTGGTGGATCTCCAGCGAGACCTCACCCGAGGACGTCTCCTTGCCCTTCGTCGACGGATGTCCCGAGGACATCCCCTTGAAACCCATCATCGCGCACCCCGTACGGTGGACCCCTCACGGCATCCGCGGACGAGTGTAGCGCGTTGCGCCGTGCGGCTCAGGGCGAGGGCGTGAAGCGCACATCCACCCAGTAGTTGGTGTCCTTGTAGGAGTTCGTCGGGAAGCTGCCCGGGGCGTAGACATACACCCCGCCGCCCACGGGCACAGTCAGGTCCCCACTGACGAACGCGCTCGCGAAGCCATCCACGTCCCGCGCGAACTGGCCGTTGGACGAGGAGTAGGACACCACATACGTCGTGCCCGCGGTGAGGCGCACCGGCGTGGACAGAATGCCCTCCTGCCAGCCGGGAAGCCTGACATCGCGGACGGGGATCTGGGCCAGCAGGGTGCCCGAGGACGTCCACAGGCGCGCCACGTAACCACTGGCATTGCCCGTGCCCCGGTAGAAGCGCAGCGCGGTGACACTGCCCGCGACCCGGCTCTGGAAGCGCACGCCCACCTCCACGGGCTTCGTATCGGCCTGGACGGGCGTGCCGGGCACCCGGTCTCCGAGCAGCGTCTGGCTCCACGGCGGAATGACGGTGGCCACCACGGGGCGGTGGTCCGACTGGCTCGACGCCCCGGGCACGCTGGCCACTACTGGCGAGGTCCACGCCGCGCCGAGCATCAGGTAGTCGATGCGCCGCGTGGGCAGGCCCGCCGAGCTGGTGTAGCCATTGCCCGAGCCGCCCCGGCGCCACGCGTCGGAGAACTGCTGCGTCAGGCTGGAGATGCTGGCCTCGGAGGGCGTGGCGTTGAAGTCTCCGCCGAGCAGCGCCCAGGGCTTGCCCGCGAGCGCCGCCTTGAGGTCCGCGACCTGCTCGAGCCGCTCGGTGGCGCTGGTGGTACCCAGGTGCGTGACGCCCACGGGCAGCACCCGCCCGGCCTCCAGTTCCACCGTGTAGAGCGCGAGGACGCGCTGCTCGGAAGCCGAGCGCAGGGCGATGCGCTGCGAGGAGCGGATGGGGTAGCGCGACAGGAGCGCCAGGCCGTACTGCCCGCCGTCGAAGCTGAGCAGCGAGGGGATGAACACGGCAGACATGCCCGTGAGCTGGCCGAGTCGCGCCGCCTGGTCCACCTTGCCCGAGCGCGTGGTGAGGACATCCACCTCCTGGAGCGCGACGAGGTCCGGCGCCTGCGCGGTGATGACGCCCGCGATGGCCTCGAGGCTGCTCAGCTCCCCGTGCTTGATGTTGTACGTCATGAACCGCAAGCCCCCGCCCGGCGTGAGCGCCTGGGTGGCCTCCCCGGCCGGATCGGCTTCGGGAGCGTCGGGGGGAGCACAGCCAGGGAGGACCAGGGCGAGCAGGACGGCGAGGACGCGGAGACGCATGACACACTCCAGGGACGGCGCGAGAGGTATCCGCGATTCTCGTGAAAGACCGGGAGCGGGTTGCCTCTCCGCGACGTGACGCGCAGTGACCTGGCTCACAGCGGCGGCCGCGCGCCCGCGCCTAGGCTGAGCAACATGCACTCGCTCCCGCTGCGCTGTCTGTCGTTGCTGCTGGTGATGCTCGCCAGTTGCGGTCCGTCCACGCCTTCGCCTTCACCTGAGAGTCCCGCTGGAACCCTGTCCCTCACCGTCACCGCGCACGCCCTGGGCGATCCGAGCGGCATCCGGAGCATCGTCGCGACCATCTCGGCGGACGACCTGGCGCCCCTCTCCACCGAGTTGCACGAGGGGAGGGAGGGTTGGGCGGGCGTGCTCACGGGCATCCCGGTCGGCACGGACCGCGTCCTCCGGGCCGAGGCCCTCGATGAGCACGGGACGGTCCGATACAAGGGCGAGGCGAAGAACCTCACCATCATGGCGGGCGCCATGACCCTCGTCACCCTGAACCTCCAGGACCTGGAGCGCCCCCAAGGTGAAGGAGGACTGGAGGTGGGGGCGACGTTCAACACCGCGCCGCGGGTGGGCTATCTTGAGACCACGCAGTCCCGGCTGGACGTGGGCCAGTCCACGGAGCTGTCCGTCAGGACCGAGGACTGAGACAGCAACATCCTGGACGACCCGTGGAGCAGCACCTGCGCGGGCACGTTCACGGGCAACGGCACGGCGACGGCGCGCTTCACGCCCACCGTGCTGCCCGCGGACTCCTGCAACAGAGTCCGCCTGGAGGGCCCCCCGAGTCGCCTCGCGCCCTCCGCTACAGCAGCCGCAGCACGATGCCGGTGATGTTGTCCGTGCCACCCCGGTCATAGGCGCGGGTGACGAGCCGCTCGATGGACTCCTGGGCCGAGCCGCCCTCGGCCAGCACTTCCAGCATCAGCGCCGGGGGCACGGGCTCGTACAGCCCATCGCTGCACAAGAGCAGCACGTCGCCCGGGCGCACCGCCACGCGGCCACACTCCGGCTCCACGCTCTCCTCCATGCCCACCGCGCCCGTGAGCGAGTTGCGGTGGCGCAGCGCGAAGGGCGTCTTGATGTCCAGCCCCGCCGCCTCCATCTCCGCGAGCACCGTGTGGTCCTTGGTGAGCCGGCGCACCTCGCCGTCGCGCACGAGGAAGCTGCGGCTGTCGCCCAGGTTGCACACCACCACCTCGTCCTCCACGAACAGCAGCGCGGTGAGCGTGGAGGCCATCATGTGCAGCTTGCCCTTCTGCTGCGCGCGCACCTCGTGGTGCGCGAGCCGCACCGCCTCGCGCAGCATGCGCTCGGTGGCGCCCTCCTCCGGAAGGGGCTCGGCGTCCGGGTGGGGCGTGAGGAGCGCGGGCGCCGAGGGCGCGGTGTGCTCGTCGGTGGAGAGGAACTCCAGCACGGTGCGCAGCACGAGGTGGCTCGCCACCTCGCCGCCCTCATGCCCGCCCAGGCCGTCCGCGACCGCGAAGAAGCCCACCTCCGGCTTCTGGCAGAAGGCATCCTCGTTGTTCGAACGGCGGCCGATGTGGGTGGCCGCTCCGCTGTCGATTCGTGACCAGGCAGGCATGAAGCCCCTTTTTAGGGCGCGAGGCTGACGCGGCTCAAGGAGCGGGTGCGACCGTGGGCGAAGAAGCGGGGGGCGCGGCGGGTTTGGCCGGGGTGGGCTTGACCTCGGGGGTCGCCTGGGCCGGGGGCGCGGCCAGGCGCGGACCGGCGTCCTGGACGATGGTGCGGTACCAGGAGGCGGGGTAGGCGGGGTGGTTCACCTTGCCCTGGGCGTCGCGCACGTTGCCGTCGATGTACTTGACGAGCAGCTGCTCGCCCAGCTTGCGCCACCGGGCGTGGACCTTGTCGCCCTGCTGGGCCGAGTAGTCCGTGAGGTAGGCGCGCGCCTGCTCCGGCGAGCGCTTGTAGAGCTCCAGCGCCGCCTTCTCGATGTCCGGCTGATCCGCGAGGAACTGGCCCTCCAGCTCGCCCTGGGCGCGCTGCACGTCGACGATCATGTCGCTCCAGCGCGCGTAGGCCTGGTTGGACACCCAGTTGAACACCCAGAAGGCCGAGTCCCAGGAGAACTCGCCGCGGCTGGCCACCCCTTGCGCGAAGTGGGCGGGGGCGCGGCGGATGCCCGCGTACATGGGGGTGTAGACGGTGGTGAAGGTGTCATCCACGCCGAACCACAGGACGCCGCCCACCGGGGCCGGCATCCACGCGCGCATCTGCGCCACGAAGGAGAAGCCCGTCTGCTGGGTGGAGATGGCGCGCTCGTGCACGTAGTCCTTGCCATCCACACTCCAGGTCATGGGGCGCCAGCGGTAGGGGGCGGCGTAGGGCCCCGCGCCCACGTCCCGGGTCATGTCCAGGGGCGTGCCCTCGAAGTGGTCGCGCATCAGGCCCATGACGTCCTGCACCGCGAGCTTCTTGTCCGGCTTGACCCACAAGGGCAGGCGCTTGGCCGGCGCCGAGCCATCCGCGTACTCCACGCCCAGCCCGAGCGAGGGCGCGGCGCGGCGGAAGATGCTCCACACGCGGCCCTCGGCGAAGCGCGTGCCCTCGAAGTCCAGCGGGTGGTAGGTGTCCGCGAAGCTGAAGTCCTTGTCCGCCCCGGTGAACCAGCCCTTCTCGCGCGCGAAGGCGACGACGTCCTTCGAGTAGAGCGTGGTGGAGGGCTCGTTGAGGGGGAACTGGCGGATGCGCGCCTGATTGGCGTGGGCGGACAGGGTGCCCTCGGGCAGCTTGCGCGCCACCCACACCGCGCCCTTCTGGCCCTCGCCCTTGCCGATCATCTCCAGGATCCACGCCTCCTGCGGGTCGGCGATGGAGAAGGACTCGCCGGTGGAGGCGTAGCCGTGCTCGGCCACCAGGCCCGTCATGACCTGGATGGCCTCGCGCGCCGTCTTCGCGCGCTCCAGGGCGAGCTGCATGAGCGAGCCGTAGTCGATGAGGCCCGAGGGCCCGGCGAGCTCCTTGCGGCCGGTGAACGTGGACTCGCCCACGGACAGCTGGTGCTCGTTCATGTTGCCCACCACCGAGTAGGTGACGGGCACCTCGGGGAT includes:
- a CDS encoding FdhF/YdeP family oxidoreductase, with the protein product MADTKHDPQTPAAEAPVPAAPGLRPSAQPPVLAEPLRVGAPASAAGGVTAVVKAMQHAWGEMGPVRGTKTLLQVNQTHGFDCPGCAWPDPAHRSAFEFCENGAKAVAEEATTARVTPDFFQQWSLVDLAAQTDHWLGKQGRLTHPMVLREGASHYTPLPWDEAFALVADELRALGSPDEAAFYTSGRTSNEAAFLYQLLVRRLGTNNLPDCSNMCHESSGTALTETVGIGKGTVTLEDFEKARLVVVIGQNPGTNHPRMLTALEAAKRQGCRIVSINPLPEAGLQRFKHPQAVRGVLGGGTPLADAFLQVRINGDVALLQGLGKALLAREAAAPGTVVARDFVAAETLGFEAWSAHLAGVSWDDVVEESGISREQVETVAGWLAETDRVIWCWAMGLTQHKNAVGNIQELVNLALVRGAIGKPGAGLCPVRGHSNVQGDRTMGINERPRPAFLQALGQEFGFTAPEHHGLDTVATIGAMRDGKVKVFFALGGNFLSATPDTEATAEALRRTRLTVHVSTKLNRAHLVTGRRALILPCLGRTERDTQATGPQFVTVENSMGVVHTSRGTLPPASEHLLSEPALVARLARAVLGPADDVPWEELAADYGRVRERISRVIPGFEDFNRRVLEPGGFALPNGPREGRFTTPSGKGHFTVHPLPRHRLEPGQLMMMTVRTHDQYNTTVYGLDDRYRGIKAGRRVVMLNAEDMKELGVTAGQPVDLTSHFEGERRVARKFVVVPYDIPRRCAATYFPEANVLVPLNSFADKSRTPTSKSVVITLAPSVDLPALEAVQ
- a CDS encoding DUF4082 domain-containing protein — its product is MRLRVLAVLLALVLPGCAPPDAPEADPAGEATQALTPGGGLRFMTYNIKHGELSSLEAIAGVITAQAPDLVALQEVDVLTTRSGKVDQAARLGQLTGMSAVFIPSLLSFDGGQYGLALLSRYPIRSSQRIALRSASEQRVLALYTVELEAGRVLPVGVTHLGTTSATERLEQVADLKAALAGKPWALLGGDFNATPSEASISSLTQQFSDAWRRGGSGNGYTSSAGLPTRRIDYLMLGAAWTSPVVASVPGASSQSDHRPVVATVIPPWSQTLLGDRVPGTPVQADTKPVEVGVRFQSRVAGSVTALRFYRGTGNASGYVARLWTSSGTLLAQIPVRDVRLPGWQEGILSTPVRLTAGTTYVVSYSSSNGQFARDVDGFASAFVSGDLTVPVGGGVYVYAPGSFPTNSYKDTNYWVDVRFTPSP
- a CDS encoding dipeptidase, which codes for MTQPISKFLPALAVSAGLVAPSALACTSLLVNKGASADGSTLITYSADSHELYGDLTHTPARRNAPGAWRDIIEWDTGKFLGRIPEVPVTYSVVGNMNEHQLSVGESTFTGRKELAGPSGLIDYGSLMQLALERAKTAREAIQVMTGLVAEHGYASTGESFSIADPQEAWILEMIGKGEGQKGAVWVARKLPEGTLSAHANQARIRQFPLNEPSTTLYSKDVVAFAREKGWFTGADKDFSFADTYHPLDFEGTRFAEGRVWSIFRRAAPSLGLGVEYADGSAPAKRLPLWVKPDKKLAVQDVMGLMRDHFEGTPLDMTRDVGAGPYAAPYRWRPMTWSVDGKDYVHERAISTQQTGFSFVAQMRAWMPAPVGGVLWFGVDDTFTTVYTPMYAGIRRAPAHFAQGVASRGEFSWDSAFWVFNWVSNQAYARWSDMIVDVQRAQGELEGQFLADQPDIEKAALELYKRSPEQARAYLTDYSAQQGDKVHARWRKLGEQLLVKYIDGNVRDAQGKVNHPAYPASWYRTIVQDAGPRLAAPPAQATPEVKPTPAKPAAPPASSPTVAPAP
- a CDS encoding ADYC domain-containing protein; the protein is MSTPSSRPVSPLCLVACLGLLLACQGELPPPETTASPASRSFAQDGDPVPPGWPTQGRLLHGSALESVSFLSADFSATKKALHDLHLERGELVGAVDYERDTTHPVLAACAQPTVGATRDCGYGWRGVGACTPGTLVSLGAGGCGLGTCSGDPVLRVCPGPQSCTQAQALVSGDNGCGGSLCPHVTFVCPASGRYTVLAGPKHSGTPAWSVGLVPSSGVFPARREVRGTELIGARLHAYSVHNPQTPDMLVSIEDVINADTVDPDVQPTSGPARWDASGATFLYKTRLTRLGLPEKCERGSNPDGSNWMVPLFGTYDEDTGVRDGNPPARFTFGCTQDVIAKCYRWGYQPWKGYTNASSPAGGTTGNHGQAHAVCTRMARADYCGNGGTQTQEGTPILFWDEQVSPANLARPTPSVIPAEAPFEAGWNTLGAVCLSHARWKTLPPPPTQCQLIAPSLLADGSIAGDCAPGQVWVGPSSPNTLCPTVCNTPEEALNYSNYNNPLLLFNHSALHGEDAGTP
- a CDS encoding ComEC/Rec2 family competence protein; protein product: MMGFKGMSSGHPSTKGKETSSGEVSLEIHHIDVGQGDATLLLVRGADGGLTRSILIDAGRTGLQVIAYFEELKKRTGGFRKLDMVITSHYDSDHIGGFALLFGDEKYVQDDVIFYDLGRPANADTDYQNYENLVWLQEHRQRIPFGPILELSGITLTCLARNAAMAGSNAKRVWSFDAGGEVAPSQHIPPLDKNATSVALLLEFGSFRYFTAGDLCGFYEEGVVHFLHPYFLKDSSHVCAWKLGHHGANEASSQDVLRLMVPRLGVISCGADNVFGHPAPGTLLRLEELSKHEVCNYMATAKIVPETGMGFPIGQIPSGGHGSDGHGPIVISVTETQANAHMFSVRSKKSAEQVLQCGTRQPLSSSVKLEEHRVSGKRKQTEEGERAAKMRQEDRLKDILATLRSALATKLGDAPQVDLADLDVGAQLIRIAKRIYNQAAIDAREEWASNAFAKSALHGMMDKADVLKTLKKL
- a CDS encoding PP2C family protein-serine/threonine phosphatase; the protein is MPAWSRIDSGAATHIGRRSNNEDAFCQKPEVGFFAVADGLGGHEGGEVASHLVLRTVLEFLSTDEHTAPSAPALLTPHPDAEPLPEEGATERMLREAVRLAHHEVRAQQKGKLHMMASTLTALLFVEDEVVVCNLGDSRSFLVRDGEVRRLTKDHTVLAEMEAAGLDIKTPFALRHRNSLTGAVGMEESVEPECGRVAVRPGDVLLLCSDGLYEPVPPALMLEVLAEGGSAQESIERLVTRAYDRGGTDNITGIVLRLL